From the genome of Nocardia sp. NBC_01503, one region includes:
- a CDS encoding acetyl/propionyl/methylcrotonyl-CoA carboxylase subunit alpha has protein sequence MNKAHPVAFDTVLVANRGEIAVRVIRTLRAMGIRSVAVYSDADVNARHVHEADIAVRLGPAPARESYLDIAKVVEAAVRSGAQAVHPGYGFLSENPAFAAALDAADIVFLGPPTRAIEIMGDKIAAKNAVSAYGVPVVPGIARPGLTDAELIEAAAEVGYPVLVKPSAGGGGKGMRRVEDPALLPEALISARREAGAAFGDDTLFLERFVNRPRHIEVQVLADEFGQVLHLGERECSLQRRHQKVIEEAPSPLLDARTRARIGAAACNTARSVDYVGAGTVEFIVSADRPDEFFFMEMNTRLQVEHPVTELITGVDLVECQVRIAAGQKLAVGQEDIKLTGHAIEARVYAEDPGRGFLPTGGTVLALSEPEGKGVRVDSGLRAGTVVGTDYDPMLSKVITHAGDRDSAIKKLDAALRDTQILGVRANIDFLRFLLADPDVRAGALDTGLLDRRAVDFAPAAASDAQFIAAATDLWLRHWPTGAADPWSIPNGWRVGAHAPTGFRLSSGDRTAHVYLSGTPDQATAWLEDGEKHSLTAASDGDWLTVTLDGLRGRYRVATAGDQLWVADATGVAQLREVAEADVRGGGEHVGDAEITSPMPGSVIAVPAVDGAEVAAGAPIVIVEAMKMEHTLTAPVAGRVELLVEAGAQVKLEQPLARIITADSQENTAS, from the coding sequence ATGAACAAAGCACACCCCGTCGCCTTCGATACGGTGCTGGTCGCCAATCGCGGTGAGATCGCGGTGCGAGTCATTCGCACCCTGCGCGCCATGGGAATTCGCTCGGTCGCGGTGTACAGCGATGCCGATGTCAATGCCCGGCATGTGCACGAGGCCGATATCGCGGTGCGGCTCGGCCCGGCCCCGGCGCGCGAGTCCTATCTGGATATCGCCAAGGTCGTGGAGGCCGCGGTGCGCTCCGGCGCACAGGCCGTGCACCCGGGATATGGCTTCCTGTCGGAGAATCCGGCCTTCGCGGCGGCGCTCGACGCGGCCGATATCGTCTTCCTCGGACCGCCGACCCGGGCCATCGAGATCATGGGCGACAAGATCGCCGCCAAGAACGCGGTTTCGGCCTACGGAGTCCCCGTGGTGCCGGGTATCGCCCGGCCCGGTCTCACCGATGCCGAATTGATCGAGGCGGCAGCCGAAGTCGGCTATCCGGTGCTGGTGAAGCCGTCCGCCGGTGGCGGCGGTAAGGGTATGCGCCGGGTCGAGGATCCGGCCCTGCTGCCCGAGGCCCTGATCAGCGCCCGCCGCGAGGCCGGTGCGGCCTTCGGTGACGACACCCTGTTCCTGGAGCGATTCGTCAACCGCCCCAGGCATATCGAGGTGCAGGTCCTCGCCGACGAATTCGGCCAGGTGCTGCATCTGGGCGAGCGCGAATGCAGTCTGCAGCGCCGCCATCAGAAGGTGATCGAGGAGGCTCCGTCACCACTGCTGGATGCCCGCACCCGGGCTCGGATCGGCGCGGCCGCCTGCAATACCGCGCGCAGCGTGGACTATGTCGGCGCGGGCACCGTGGAGTTCATCGTCTCCGCCGACAGGCCGGACGAGTTCTTCTTCATGGAGATGAATACCCGTCTGCAGGTGGAGCATCCGGTCACCGAGCTGATCACCGGCGTGGACCTGGTCGAGTGCCAGGTGCGGATCGCCGCGGGTCAGAAGCTGGCGGTCGGCCAGGAGGACATCAAGCTCACCGGCCATGCCATCGAGGCGCGGGTGTACGCCGAGGATCCCGGTCGCGGCTTCCTGCCCACCGGCGGCACCGTGCTGGCGCTGTCCGAGCCGGAAGGTAAAGGCGTGCGCGTGGATTCGGGTCTGCGCGCCGGAACCGTGGTCGGCACCGACTACGATCCGATGCTCTCCAAGGTCATCACGCACGCCGGTGACCGTGACTCCGCTATCAAGAAACTCGATGCGGCCCTGCGGGATACGCAGATCCTGGGCGTTCGCGCCAATATCGATTTCCTGCGCTTCCTGCTCGCCGATCCGGACGTGCGGGCCGGAGCCCTGGATACCGGCCTGCTGGATCGGCGCGCGGTCGACTTCGCGCCCGCGGCCGCAAGTGACGCCCAATTCATCGCCGCCGCAACGGATCTGTGGTTGCGCCACTGGCCTACCGGTGCGGCCGATCCCTGGTCCATCCCGAACGGCTGGCGGGTGGGCGCGCACGCACCCACCGGCTTCCGGTTGAGCTCCGGTGATCGCACCGCGCACGTCTACCTCTCGGGTACCCCCGATCAGGCAACGGCCTGGCTGGAGGATGGCGAAAAGCACTCGCTGACAGCCGCGTCCGACGGTGACTGGCTCACCGTCACGCTCGACGGACTGCGCGGACGCTACCGCGTCGCCACCGCCGGCGATCAGCTCTGGGTGGCCGACGCCACCGGCGTCGCCCAGTTGCGCGAGGTCGCCGAGGCCGATGTCCGCGGCGGCGGCGAACACGTCGGCGATGCCGAGATCACCAGCCCCATGCCGGGTTCGGTCATCGCGGTACCCGCCGTCGACGGCGCCGAGGTCGCGGCGGGAGCGCCGATCGTCATTGTCGAAGCCATGAAAATGGAGCACACCCT
- a CDS encoding carboxyl transferase domain-containing protein, translating into MTVTGEVRTGNRAAHHALVDELRERLAVSALGGPDRARERHLARGKLLPRQRVDQLLDPGSPFLELSPLAATGMYGDECPGAGVIGGIGRVSGRECVIIANDATVKGGTYYPMTVKKHLRAQEVALQNNLPCIYLVDSGGAFLPKQDEVFPDREHFGRIFFNQANMSAKGIAQISAVMGSCTAGGAYVPAMSDETVIVRDQGTIFLGGPPLVKAATGEVVTAEELGGGELHSRTSGVTDHLAESDQDALRIVRDIIATLGPKTPTPWEVRPVVDAIAPQDELYDIVPVDLRTPYDVRDVITRMVDGGEFGEFKAEYGRTLVTGFAHIHGHPVGIVANNGVLFSESAMKGAHFIELCDKRKIPLLFLQNITGFMVGRDYEAGGIAKHGAKMVTAVACARVPKLTVVIGGSYGAGNYSMCGRAYSPRFLWMWPNARISVMGGEQAASVLATVRGEQLDSSGKPWSDEDQEAFKAPIRDQYEAQGNPYYSTARLWDDGVIDPADTRTVVGLALSACAQAPLEDVSYGVFRM; encoded by the coding sequence ATGACGGTGACTGGGGAGGTGCGCACCGGAAATCGGGCCGCGCATCACGCGCTGGTCGATGAGCTGCGCGAACGCTTGGCGGTCAGCGCGCTGGGCGGTCCGGACAGGGCACGTGAGCGGCATTTGGCGCGTGGGAAGCTGCTGCCCAGGCAGCGCGTGGATCAGCTGCTCGATCCCGGCTCACCATTCCTGGAGCTGTCGCCGCTGGCGGCCACCGGCATGTACGGGGACGAATGCCCGGGCGCGGGTGTGATCGGCGGTATCGGCCGGGTCTCCGGGCGCGAATGCGTGATCATCGCCAATGACGCCACCGTCAAGGGCGGCACCTACTACCCGATGACGGTGAAGAAGCATCTGCGGGCGCAGGAGGTGGCGCTGCAGAACAATCTGCCCTGTATCTACCTGGTCGACTCGGGTGGCGCGTTCCTGCCCAAGCAGGATGAGGTCTTCCCGGATCGCGAACACTTCGGCCGCATCTTCTTCAATCAGGCGAATATGAGCGCCAAGGGGATCGCGCAGATCTCCGCGGTCATGGGTTCGTGCACGGCGGGCGGCGCGTACGTCCCGGCCATGAGCGATGAGACCGTCATCGTGCGCGATCAGGGCACCATCTTCCTGGGCGGCCCGCCGCTGGTGAAGGCCGCCACCGGTGAGGTGGTCACCGCCGAGGAGCTGGGCGGCGGCGAATTGCATTCGCGCACTTCAGGTGTGACCGATCATCTGGCCGAGAGTGATCAGGACGCGCTGCGCATCGTCCGCGATATCATTGCCACCCTTGGCCCCAAGACCCCCACGCCGTGGGAGGTGCGCCCGGTCGTCGATGCCATCGCGCCGCAGGATGAGCTGTACGACATTGTGCCCGTTGATCTCCGGACCCCGTATGACGTCCGCGATGTGATCACGCGGATGGTCGACGGCGGCGAATTCGGTGAGTTCAAAGCCGAATACGGTCGCACCCTGGTCACCGGCTTCGCACACATCCACGGCCATCCGGTCGGCATCGTCGCCAATAACGGCGTGCTGTTCAGCGAATCCGCCATGAAGGGCGCGCACTTCATCGAGCTCTGCGATAAGCGCAAGATCCCGCTGCTGTTCCTGCAGAACATCACCGGCTTCATGGTCGGCCGCGATTACGAAGCGGGCGGTATCGCCAAGCACGGTGCGAAGATGGTCACCGCGGTGGCGTGCGCCCGGGTGCCGAAGCTGACCGTGGTCATCGGCGGCTCGTACGGTGCGGGCAACTACTCCATGTGCGGGCGCGCGTATTCGCCGCGCTTCCTGTGGATGTGGCCCAATGCCCGCATCTCCGTCATGGGTGGTGAACAGGCCGCCTCGGTGCTGGCCACCGTGCGCGGCGAACAGCTGGACAGCTCGGGCAAGCCCTGGTCGGACGAGGATCAGGAGGCGTTCAAGGCCCCTATTCGCGACCAGTACGAGGCGCAGGGCAATCCCTACTACTCGACCGCCCGGCTCTGGGACGATGGCGTCATCGACCCCGCCGATACCAGAACAGTTGTCGGCCTGGCGCTTTCGGCGTGCGCGCAAGCGCCCCTCGAAGACGTCTCCTACGGCGTCTTCAGGATGTGA
- a CDS encoding SACE_7040 family transcriptional regulator: protein MNNTETVPQTRREQLKAQRREQLLEAGARLIADRGFLGMRLDDLGAAAGISGPAVYRHFPNKEALLVELLVGISQRLLDGGSAVAAEADSPAAALDALIDFHLDFALGEPELIRIQDRDLENLPEAARRQVRRTQRQYVEVWVAVLRDLHPDLPEATARVQAHATFGLINSTPHSAPAATATRARPVLRRMALAALG from the coding sequence GTGAACAACACGGAAACCGTGCCCCAAACCCGGCGCGAACAGCTCAAAGCCCAGCGGCGGGAACAGCTGCTGGAAGCGGGCGCGCGGTTGATCGCGGACCGCGGATTCCTCGGCATGCGCCTGGACGATCTGGGCGCGGCGGCGGGTATCAGCGGACCCGCGGTGTACCGGCACTTCCCCAATAAGGAAGCGCTGCTGGTGGAGTTGCTGGTCGGGATCAGTCAGCGCCTGCTCGACGGCGGGAGCGCGGTCGCGGCCGAGGCGGACTCCCCCGCCGCCGCGCTCGACGCGCTGATCGATTTCCATCTCGACTTCGCGCTGGGCGAGCCCGAACTCATTCGTATCCAGGATCGCGATCTGGAGAATCTGCCCGAGGCCGCGCGCCGCCAGGTGCGCCGCACCCAGCGGCAATACGTGGAGGTCTGGGTCGCCGTACTGCGGGATCTACACCCCGACCTACCGGAGGCCACCGCGCGCGTCCAGGCGCACGCCACCTTCGGCCTGATCAACTCCACCCCACACAGCGCCCCCGCCGCTACCGCCACCCGCGCCCGCCCGGTACTACGCCGAATGGCCCTGGCCGCTCTCGGCTGA